The Euphorbia lathyris chromosome 3, ddEupLath1.1, whole genome shotgun sequence genome contains a region encoding:
- the LOC136223597 gene encoding calcium-dependent protein kinase 3-like — protein MEDVKASYSFGRELGRGQFGVTYLVTHKETKQQFACKSIATRRLVHKEDLEDIRREVQIIHHLTGYRNIVELKGAYEDKQSVNLVMELCAGGELFDRIIEKGQRLICVGRW, from the exons ATGGAGGACGTCAAGGCCAGCTACAGTTTCGGCCGTGAGTTAGGTCGCGGTCAATTTGGTGTAACTTATCTTGTTACTCATAAGGAGACTAAACAGCAATTCGCCTGCAAATCGATTGCTACTCGGAGACTCGTTCACAAGGAAGACCTGGAGGATATCCGCCGTGAGGTTCAGATCATCCACCATCTCACCGGCTACAG GAATATTGTAGAGCTGAAGGGAGCTTATGAGGATAAGCAATCGGTGAATCTGGTTATGGAGCTCTGTGCAGGAGGAGAGTTGTTTGATCGGATTATTGAGAAAGGGCAGCGGCTGATCTGTGTAGGCAGATGGTGA